The Vitis vinifera cultivar Pinot Noir 40024 chromosome 3, ASM3070453v1 region CAGCGGAGCGCGGAGGAGCTGGACCGTGGCCGACTCGGCGGAGGGTTCAGGTCGTACGGTTCGAATGGTTCGTATGAAGGCGGGCGGAGTCGGTATGGGGGCGGCGAGGATTCGGCGAACCCTAGATGGGGTCCTAGGGGTTCGGAGGAGAGGAGACAGGGAGGCTTTGGGAGGGATTCGAGCAGGGAATTGGCGCCTTCTAGGGCTGATGAGATCGACGATTGGGGTGCGGCGAAGAAATCGACGGTGGGCAATGGGTTTGAGAGGAGGGATAGAGGAGGGTTCTTTGATTCGCAGTCTCGAGCAGATGAATCGGCCAGTTGGGTGTCGAATAAAAGCTTCACTCCGTCGGAGGGACGAAGATTTGGCGGCGGCGGCGGCTTTGAGAGTCTCAGAGAGAGAAGAGGGGGTTTTGATTCTGCCTcggatggtggtggtggtgctgATTCCGAGTCCTGGGGACGGAAAAAGGAAGAGGGAAGTGGGAATGCTAATGGCAGTGCGGGATCGAGGCCAAAGCTTATTTTGCAGCCTCGGACAGTGCCGGTGAACGATGGACAACAACCAGGGTCTGGGTCGGTTGCGAAGCCCAAGGGTCCAAATCCTTTTGGAGAGGCCCGGCCGAGGGAGGAGGTATTGGCTGAGAAAGGGCAGGATTGGAAGGAAATTGAGGAGAAGCTGGAGTCTGTGAAGCTTAAGGACGTGGGTTCGCCAGGCGTGGGGCAAACAGATGGGCCATCGTTTGGGAAGAGGAGTTTTGGAAGTGGTAATGCGAGGGCGAGTTTGCCTGAAAGTAGGAGTGAGAAGAGTTGGAGGAAGCCAGAATCTGAAGATGTGAGGTTTGTGAAATCAGCTGTTTGATTGATCTAATTATCCGAATGGCAAACGCTTAGTTgttttatatttcaattattgAACTGCTTAGTTTGATTAGCATTGAACTGCTTAGTTTGATTAGCATATCTTTGCTTGTGTATCTTTATTGACTAAACACTTCCAAGTTTCTTTGATTAAACCACAGAAGGAAACTCATACTTGATTAGCACTTTTGAATCTTCTATTAAAGCATCAATCTTTTAATAAACACCACCTATGTTAATGCGGCTGCCTCATGGGAATACTCGCTTTGTTTAAAAAATGTGGTTTTTGATCAGTGCTTAATATTCCATTCTCTTCCTTGGTGAAGAAAAGGTGGGATCTTGGCCAAAAAATTGACATGCCTGTACCATATTTGAATCTTCATTATACTATTAGTAAATGGATATTAGGTTTAACTGGCCAGTGGATCTTTGGGTGTTAGAAGGTTGCATTTATATAAGCATCTTCATAAGTGGGAAGGgtcaaaagaaaaattttcttattccaCTACCCCTGGTTGTTATTTGGGATATGATTGAGATGGGTTTGGTTGAAGTTTATGTAAATTGGATCCCTCATAAGCATTGAACTTAGAAGTAGTGGTTTTATTTGATTGCAAGATTCTTTCACCTAAAATGTCATAAGTTTTGTCTGGTGGTGAATTTTTATAGGGCAAGGCATGATGTAACTAGTGAATAGATTTCTGTTCAATAGGTTCTATTTATTTCTGTCTGTGAATTGTTGTTTCTATTTGCATTCCctcttgaaaacaaaattatatgagCTTATTTGTTGTAAGCATGATAATTTTCTATGAATAAGTTTTATGTCTTTATTTGTAAGTTTGTAAAATGACTAAGCTTTGGATTGTTCATTGGTGCAGCTCACTTGTTAATCGTTGTTAGATTACAAATTGTAGCAAAAAATATCCTGTTAGCTTTCAGGGGGAAAGTTGTGGCTATGCTCAATTGGATGGCCCTGCTGATTTCTTTTTGTGAAActaatttgtttttcttcttttgggtGTAGAGCTGCAAAAACTGAGGATGAACATGAAGAGAAAACTCAAGATTGAGATGCATGCTGATGGTTGACAGgaacatttcaaaaaaaaaaaaaagaaaaaaaagaaaagaaagaaaagtatcAACCTATTAAAGACTAAGATGTTGAATTGATGAGATTATATTGGtttctctgttttcttttcAGTGTTTTGCCCTAACTGTTATTTCTATGATGCAGTATGGAGACAATTTTGGTAGGCATTCTCAGTAGTTGCAGTTTTTAGGCCTAAATGGCTTTTGTTTGTAATGGATATCGCCACACAGGATTCTGTGctatttctattattatttttgacaTCGAATTCTTTCTCTTATGTTGATCCGAGTGCAGATTTTGGAATCTATAAATTTGtgacaaataaataagagaCTTTACCTTGTGTATTGTTTTAATGCTTTTCATTATGGGTAGGGCTTGCTACCATTTCAATATTCATTTGTTTCCATACATCGTTGCCTTGTGCTGGTGTTGGTGGTCGGGTTCACGGGATAGTGGATGACTATTTGTTGTAGGAAGACTCAATTTAATCCCTTTTTTCTAGTCACCCCTTGAGATTGTTttcattgattttgttttcactaAGTTTAGAGAAAGGAAAATCACAGGCAGGCTCCCGAATGAGCCTAAAATGAGGGGGCTAGGGTGGAAGCAGATCTCCATATGGGGGCTGTAAACATTGGTGGCAGGCGATTGCTGCATCCCTAAATTTATAGAGTTATGGTCACAGAAATTGTGTAACCAACCACGTATTTGAATTATAATGTTGTTGAGGGAGAGTATGGCTCATGGTTATATATCCCCTTTTCCAGTAATTTCTTCTCATTCACCTCTTTTTACCAGTCAAAAAGAGAGCGGAGAATTGCACATGCAGCATCTTGGTTGATAGAGGATCATCTGTTAGATGCTATCAATCATTTTTCTACTCTAACCCAAATTGTTGCTTCTTCACATGGCTTCATCAATGCTTGTGGAGCCATCTTTCCAGAAGTTCGAATATAACGGCCATATGGTCTGAAACATTTGACAAAAATTGGATTGCTTCTGCTTCTGCCTTGCTGTAGGTGAGAGATTGGTACTGAGACTGTCAGAAGCTTCAAATATAACGGCTATGAAGCTGTACGAAAGCCATGTGGAACATTTGCTTTAAAGATGTTAGGTGAGATACGCTTCACATCTCTCTCCAAAACGAAGCATAAAACCAGCTAAAAACTAGTTTATGTCTCATTGTCTTGGTGATGTGAAGTAATATCAGTCAATGGGGATGGCCCATGGCTCAGTTAATATGAATGATGCTTTTTCTGCCGAAGTTGAATGGGTTCTGATTTCTGATATGGTCCGTGAACAAACAGTAAACAAAATATGTAGATTTTTAGCGGAGaggaatatttcaaaaaatatatgcTGGTCTCAAAGTTGGATGGCATATCCGCATAATCGAAGTTGTAGATTGTTAATGTTGTGGAGCTAGTTGCTTCTACCACCAGACTTCCATTTATTGAcgctttcaaaaaaattattcacttatgaataatacaaaattttaaat contains the following coding sequences:
- the LOC100262348 gene encoding eukaryotic translation initiation factor 4B3 — encoded protein: MAATVSPWGKAGAWALDSEEHEDELLQQQRDDKVNGEFSGGEGRQAPEASADFPTLATAAATKSKKKKGQTLSLSEFSAFGAGKSAQPSQTKGLTHEDLMMLPTGPRQRSAEELDRGRLGGGFRSYGSNGSYEGGRSRYGGGEDSANPRWGPRGSEERRQGGFGRDSSRELAPSRADEIDDWGAAKKSTVGNGFERRDRGGFFDSQSRADESASWVSNKSFTPSEGRRFGGGGGFESLRERRGGFDSASDGGGGADSESWGRKKEEGSGNANGSAGSRPKLILQPRTVPVNDGQQPGSGSVAKPKGPNPFGEARPREEVLAEKGQDWKEIEEKLESVKLKDVGSPGVGQTDGPSFGKRSFGSGNARASLPESRSEKSWRKPESEDVRAAKTEDEHEEKTQD